One genomic segment of Danio rerio strain Tuebingen ecotype United States chromosome 11, GRCz12tu, whole genome shotgun sequence includes these proteins:
- the elavl1b gene encoding ELAV-like protein 1b isoform e (isoform e is encoded by transcript variant 7): MTQKNVEDMFTQYGRIINSRILVDQASGLSRGVAFIRFDKRSEAEEAIKDLNGSKPSGASEPITVKFAANPNQSKNSQLLSQLYHTQSRRFGGPVHHQPQRFRFSPMSVDHSVSSMNVASSSSSGWCIFVYNLGQDADEGILWQMFGPFGAVTNVKVIRDFNTSKCKGFGFVTMTNYEEAAMAISSLNGYRLGDKVLQVSFKSSKSHK, from the exons ATGACACAGAAGAATGTGGAGGACATGTTCACCCAGTATGGTCGCATCATAAACTCCCGCATACTGGTTGATCAGGCATCAG GTCTATCACGCGGAGTTGCATTTATTCGTTTTGATAAGAGGTCTGAAGCAGAGGAAGCTATTAAAGATCTAAATGGGTCTAAGCCATCTGGAGCCTCTGAACCGATCACAGTCAAGTTTGCTGCGAATCCTAACCAGTCCAAGAATTCACAGCTTCTGTCTCAGCTGTACCATACTCAGTCTCGACGATTTGGAGGGCCTGTTCATCACCAGCCACAGCGCTTCAG gttttcacCTATGAGTGTTGACCACAGTGTCTCTAGTATGAATGTGGCAAGCAGCTCCTCCTCAGGATGGTGTATCTTTGTCTATAATTTGGGTCAAGATGCAGATGAAGGGATCCTTTGGCAGATGTTTGGTCCATTTGGTGCTGTCACCAATGTCAAGGTCATACGTGACTTTAATACCAGCAAATGCAAAGGGTTTGGGTTTGTTACCATGACAAACTATGAGGAGGCAGCaatggccatttccagcctgaatGGATACCGCCTGGGAGACAAAGTCCTTCAAGTGTCATTCAAATCCAGCAAATCTCACAAGTAA